From the Robertmurraya sp. FSL R5-0851 genome, the window ATTTCCAGGTTAAACTGCTTCAATCTAAGCTTTAATGAATGGAAGAATTGCTGAGCTTCGCTCTTATGTTGGAAACAACATACAAAATCATCTGCGTATCTTACTATATATGCCTGCCCTTTACATTGTTTTCTAACCACTTTCTCAAACCATAAGTCGAGAACGTAATGGAGATATACATTGGCTAATATCGGAGATATTACTCCACCTTATGCAAAGAAAGTGATTATGCAAAGTAACCAATAAAAAAGTTATTAATTCAACGATTCTAGTCTATTTACTTTGCATAATAACCGAAAATGAATTATGAGCTTGATGCTCAAATTATCATTTTGGGAGGAAATACATATGCAAAAGAAACCGTTGGATGCATTAATTCAGGACCTAGAACAAGAAATGATTCGGCTTGGCTATACCGAGGGATCTATGAGGTTTTACCGAAGTAGATGGCAGAAACTGCTCCAATTTGCACATGAACAAGGTGAAACATACTATTCGGAAGGGTTGGGAATTAAGTTTGTTGAAAAATACTTTCATATCCTCGAAAAAGATTTTGATAAATCTCTTACACAGTCAGAGACTCAAGAACTTCGAATTATTCGAATGATTGGTGATTTTCAACTACACTCAACTATTTTACGTCGCTACTATAAGCATAAGGAAATCCTTACGGATTTTTACTTTATCGAAATTAGTAACCGTTTTAAGCAATACTGTGTAAATAAAGATTATTCCAAAGCCACAATAGACCATTATGTAAAACAATCTGCTAGATTCATGGATTATCTTTCTTCGCAGAAAGTTAAAGATTGTAAAGAAATCAATCTTACATTGATTAACGATTACATTAAAACCTTGGCGGGATATACATACAAAACAGTAGAACAAAATATCTGTTCCTTGCGTGCCTTTTTCCGCTTTCTCCTAGTTACAGAAGAAATAAAGATTGATTTTGCTTCAAAAACGCCTATGATTCAGGCAAGAAAACAGACCCGTATTCCATCTGTATGGACAGAAGATGAATTGAAAAGGTTAATCTCTGCCATTGATAGAGGGAGTCCAAAGGGCAAAAGAGATTATGCAATTATATTAATAGCATGTTGCCTCGGCTTAAGGTGTACAGATATTAAAAATTTGAAAATGGAGCACTTTCTCTGGGCTGAGAAAAGGCTTGTATTTACTCAATCAAAAACTAGGCAGCCTTTAACTCTTCCATTAACACCGGAGGTGGGATGGGCAGTTATTGAGTATCTTAAGTACGGTCGTCCTAAAATAAACAGCCCCTATGTATTTGTAAAGCACATGGCACCATTTGGGCCCTTTTCTGAAGGAGATCATTTAAATCAGTTAATTAAAAGGTACATGGAATTAGCACACATTCCTACATTAAAAAAAAGAAGAGGAATGCATTCCCTTAGGCATACCATGGCCAGTATACTTCTCGAAAAAGATACACCACTTTCCACCATTTCAGATATCCTTGGTCATGTAGATACAAACTCAACAGCAGTTTACTTAAAGGTTGACATCAAAAGGTTGAAAGAATGTTCCCTTGATTTTAAGGAGGGATTGAGTGATGAGTGAAATCATATATAAAGGCCCTTTTAAAAGTCATATCCAAGCTCATGTGGGACTGAAAAAGGCTATTGGATATAAATATGATAGGGATTCACGTGATTTAAATCGATTTGACAGTTTTACAATGGAAAAGTATCCCCAAGCCACTGAACTTACTAAAGAAATCGTATTAGACTGGTGTAGTAAAAAAACTTACGAGGCACAAGCAAATTTATGTTCACGCGCATCAGTCATCCGCCAGTTTGGGAAATATCTGGATTCCATTGGAGTTAAAGCATATATCATCCCCAAGGGATACTTTCCTACGGAGGAACAATATGTACCGTATATTTATTCTTTTGATGAACTAGAAAGGTTTTTTGCTGAAACGGAAAAATGCAAGTACTGTTCCGAATGTCCACACAGACATCTGATTATGCCCGTGTTCTTTCGTATGATTTATATGTGCGGTTTAAGGGTATCCGAGGCAAGGCTTCTCAAAGTAGCTGACGTTGACCTTGAAAATGGTATTCTGACTATAAATCAATCTAAAAAAGATAACAGCAGGTTGGTACCAATGTCGGTGTCCCTTACGGAACGTTGTCGGATTTATTCGAAAATGGTACATCCTTATCCAAGTGCCGAAGATTATTACTTTCCTGCGCTTGATAACAGACCGATGACGACCGGAAATGTCTATAAAAATTTCCGTAGGTTTTTATGGAGTGCTGGAATTTCACATGGTGGAAGAGGAAATGGTCCTCGTATCCACGACTTTCGCCACTCTTATTCAGTTCATTGTCTGAAAAAATGGGTTGATGAAGAAAAGGATTTAACGGTATATCTTCCAGTACTTAAAACGTATTTGGGTCACGATTCCTTTAAAGAAACTGCTTATTATCTGCGCTTGACTGCGGATGTGTTTCCATCTATTACATTAAGGCTTGAAACGCGGTATCCGGGAATGATTCCTCAATTAGATGGTGATAACGATGAAACCAACTGATTTTGCGAAGCACCTTACGGAATTTCTTTCGGTGTACCTTCCGTCACAGAAAAATGTCAGTAGGAATACCATTCAATCATATCGTGATACATTTAAACTTTTGATAAAGTATTGCCAAGAAAAGAAAAACATTCGAGCAGAAAGGATTACTTTAGATATTCTTTCAAGTGAAACGCTTATTGGCTTTCTGGGCTGGCTAGAAAAGGTTAGAAAATGTAGCATCTCTACTAGAAATCAGAGGCTTTCAGCGATTCATTCCTTTTTTCGTTATGTTCAGGCCGAAGAACCTTCCGGTCTTTTCCATTTTCA encodes:
- a CDS encoding site-specific integrase, producing the protein MQKKPLDALIQDLEQEMIRLGYTEGSMRFYRSRWQKLLQFAHEQGETYYSEGLGIKFVEKYFHILEKDFDKSLTQSETQELRIIRMIGDFQLHSTILRRYYKHKEILTDFYFIEISNRFKQYCVNKDYSKATIDHYVKQSARFMDYLSSQKVKDCKEINLTLINDYIKTLAGYTYKTVEQNICSLRAFFRFLLVTEEIKIDFASKTPMIQARKQTRIPSVWTEDELKRLISAIDRGSPKGKRDYAIILIACCLGLRCTDIKNLKMEHFLWAEKRLVFTQSKTRQPLTLPLTPEVGWAVIEYLKYGRPKINSPYVFVKHMAPFGPFSEGDHLNQLIKRYMELAHIPTLKKRRGMHSLRHTMASILLEKDTPLSTISDILGHVDTNSTAVYLKVDIKRLKECSLDFKEGLSDE
- a CDS encoding tyrosine-type recombinase/integrase yields the protein MSEIIYKGPFKSHIQAHVGLKKAIGYKYDRDSRDLNRFDSFTMEKYPQATELTKEIVLDWCSKKTYEAQANLCSRASVIRQFGKYLDSIGVKAYIIPKGYFPTEEQYVPYIYSFDELERFFAETEKCKYCSECPHRHLIMPVFFRMIYMCGLRVSEARLLKVADVDLENGILTINQSKKDNSRLVPMSVSLTERCRIYSKMVHPYPSAEDYYFPALDNRPMTTGNVYKNFRRFLWSAGISHGGRGNGPRIHDFRHSYSVHCLKKWVDEEKDLTVYLPVLKTYLGHDSFKETAYYLRLTADVFPSITLRLETRYPGMIPQLDGDNDETN